One window of the Pseudomonas sp. S04 genome contains the following:
- a CDS encoding SelT/SelW/SelH family protein, with the protein MSARKPEVVITYCTQCQWLLRAAWLAQELLSTFSDELGKVSLVPGTGGVFQITCDDVQIWERKADGGFPEAKVLKQRLRDQIDPQRDLGHNDRS; encoded by the coding sequence ATGTCTGCCCGTAAACCGGAAGTGGTCATCACCTATTGCACGCAATGCCAATGGCTGCTGCGCGCCGCCTGGCTGGCTCAGGAACTGCTCAGCACCTTCAGTGACGAGCTGGGCAAAGTGTCGTTGGTGCCCGGCACCGGCGGGGTGTTCCAGATTACCTGTGACGACGTGCAGATCTGGGAGCGCAAGGCTGACGGCGGTTTCCCCGAAGCCAAGGTGCTCAAGCAGCGGCTGCGCGACCAGATCGATCCGCAGCGCGACCTGGGCCACAACGATCGCAGTTGA
- a CDS encoding DMT family transporter, giving the protein MTPRSALGALHIGALMFGLTGVLGKLAAASPAIIVFGRATFAVLALAFFARFASSTGWRQLQARDLRRLLLSGLLLAGHWVSFFIAVKVAGVAIATLGFASFPAFTVILEGLIFRERIRLNEILLVLLVSIGLVLVTPDFDLASQATSGLLWSVASGLLFSLLSLTNRASAGHIPPVQAALCQNVVVALCLLPVAAPGLSEVRALDWLWIGLLGVFCTGLAHSLFVASLAVIKARTAAVVFALEPVYGISVAWLLFNENPSLRMLLGGALIIIAIVASSLLGSRSTGPKPRQVASAQ; this is encoded by the coding sequence ATGACTCCCCGTTCCGCCCTTGGCGCCCTGCACATCGGTGCACTGATGTTTGGCCTGACCGGTGTCCTCGGCAAACTCGCCGCCGCCTCCCCCGCCATCATCGTCTTCGGCCGCGCGACCTTTGCCGTGCTCGCCCTGGCATTTTTTGCGCGGTTCGCCAGCAGCACCGGCTGGCGCCAACTGCAGGCCCGGGATCTGCGCCGCCTGTTGCTCAGCGGCCTGTTGCTGGCCGGGCACTGGGTGAGTTTCTTCATTGCGGTCAAGGTTGCCGGCGTGGCGATTGCCACCCTGGGTTTCGCCAGCTTCCCGGCGTTTACCGTGATCCTCGAAGGGCTGATTTTCCGCGAACGGATTCGCCTCAACGAAATCCTCCTGGTGCTGCTGGTGAGCATCGGCCTGGTGTTGGTGACCCCGGATTTCGACCTGGCCAGCCAAGCCACCAGCGGCCTGCTCTGGTCGGTTGCGTCCGGCTTGCTGTTCTCCTTGCTGTCGCTGACCAACCGCGCCAGCGCCGGGCACATTCCGCCGGTGCAGGCGGCGCTGTGCCAGAACGTGGTGGTTGCGTTGTGCCTGTTGCCGGTGGCCGCGCCGGGGCTGAGCGAAGTTCGCGCCCTCGACTGGCTGTGGATCGGCCTGCTCGGGGTGTTCTGCACCGGCCTGGCCCATAGCCTGTTCGTCGCCAGCCTGGCGGTGATCAAGGCACGCACGGCGGCGGTGGTGTTTGCCCTGGAGCCGGTCTACGGGATCAGCGTGGCCTGGCTGCTGTTCAACGAAAACCCCAGCCTGCGCATGCTCCTGGGAGGCGCGCTGATCATTATCGCCATCGTAGCCTCCAGCCTGCTGGGCAGCCGCAGCACCGGCCCCAAGCCCCGCCAGGTGGCGAGTGCCCAGTGA